The following coding sequences are from one Saprospiraceae bacterium window:
- a CDS encoding DUF2911 domain-containing protein, with amino-acid sequence MYSTKHFLISTCILFSLGFYSTNLEAQSLKLPDSGSNYKCQTGRTIGLTDIEIRWNAPGVKGREGKIWGDLVYFGFTTLGYGSNVESPWRAGADENTTISFSTDVKINGKNLAAGKYGFFIAVYQDSCILIFNKNAEAWGSYFYNKDLDVLRVSTRQVKAIAKSTERLDFIFNNQTSNSVDISLQWEYWQIPFKVEIDLTKTTLASIRTQLSGALGFDPPSLEAGANWCLTNNINFEEALNWINSATNPNLGGSRTFKALSTHAGLLNKTGRQIESEK; translated from the coding sequence ATGTATTCTACCAAACATTTTCTGATTTCTACTTGTATCTTGTTTTCTTTAGGATTTTATTCTACAAACCTGGAAGCACAATCATTAAAGCTTCCAGACAGCGGCTCAAATTACAAATGCCAAACAGGAAGAACCATCGGATTAACAGATATTGAAATTCGCTGGAACGCCCCCGGAGTAAAAGGTCGCGAAGGTAAAATCTGGGGCGATTTGGTTTATTTCGGTTTCACTACTTTGGGTTATGGATCGAATGTTGAATCTCCTTGGAGAGCAGGTGCTGATGAGAATACTACTATTTCATTTTCGACAGATGTTAAGATCAATGGTAAAAATTTAGCTGCCGGGAAATATGGATTTTTTATTGCCGTTTATCAGGACTCCTGCATACTTATTTTTAATAAAAACGCTGAAGCCTGGGGTAGCTATTTTTATAATAAGGATTTGGATGTTCTTAGAGTAAGCACCCGCCAGGTAAAAGCCATCGCAAAAAGTACTGAACGATTAGATTTTATATTCAATAATCAAACTTCCAATTCAGTCGATATTAGCTTGCAATGGGAATATTGGCAGATCCCATTTAAGGTAGAGATCGATTTAACAAAAACTACATTAGCTTCCATCAGAACTCAACTCAGTGGTGCCTTGGGATTTGATCCTCCCAGCCTGGAAGCAGGTGCCAATTGGTGTTTAACGAACAATATTAATTTTGAAGAAGCCTTAAATTGGATAAACTCGGCAACGAACCCAAATTTAGGCGGTTCCAGAACGTTTAAAGCCCTTTCCACCCATGCCGGATTACTCAACAAAACGGGTCGGCAAATTGAATCAGAAAAATGA